A window of Sulfolobales archaeon genomic DNA:
ATTAAGAAAGAGAGCGATGTAATCCACATATTCACCCTAGGCCTCAGAGACTGGGAGAAAAGAATAGTCATAGGGAGGGAGTGGGGCCTTGGCCCAAAACCCATATCGATACTATAGCATATCACCATCAATGCTAAAACAGATGGATTACTGCCCAGCAATACCATGGCTAATAACCAAGACAGGGTGGATCGAACCGCCAACCGATAGCATGAAAATAGCCAGGGAAAAAGCAGAGGCAAACTATAAAGAGGAAATAGCATCTAAACTAGGGCTACCGAAACCATGGAGAATCGAGGCCTGCCTAAAAGACCCAGAAACAGGGCTCACAGGATGCATAGACCTCATAGCAGGGGGGAAGAGACTAACAATAGCAGAGATCAAGTTATATAGGAGAACAAGGAAGAACCATGTGAGAACACAGCTACTAGCATACGCATACCTAGCAAACAAAACAATAGCCCCAGTAGAAAGAGCGATACTAGTAGAAGCTGGCGAGATAACCCTAGACATACCAATCACAGAAGAACATCTAGACAGCATAAGGAAAAAACTAGAAAAGCTGAAAACCATAATAAACTCCGAAGAACCCCCAACAGCAAACCCATCAGATAGACAATGCATATCATGCCAATACAGAAGAATATGCCCACTCACAACTATATAGAGCCTTATTCAGAGGAGGTTAACACCTCTTCAATCTCATCAACAACTCCGT
This region includes:
- the cas4 gene encoding CRISPR-associated protein Cas4, coding for MAQNPYRYYSISPSMLKQMDYCPAIPWLITKTGWIEPPTDSMKIAREKAEANYKEEIASKLGLPKPWRIEACLKDPETGLTGCIDLIAGGKRLTIAEIKLYRRTRKNHVRTQLLAYAYLANKTIAPVERAILVEAGEITLDIPITEEHLDSIRKKLEKLKTIINSEEPPTANPSDRQCISCQYRRICPLTTI